One genomic segment of Hevea brasiliensis isolate MT/VB/25A 57/8 chromosome 3, ASM3005281v1, whole genome shotgun sequence includes these proteins:
- the LOC110633713 gene encoding short-chain dehydrogenase reductase 2a — MPVQVMPETTLHGIHVLGTENNPPSPRRLEGKIAIVTGGARGIGEATVRLFARHGAKVVIADVEDTRGTILANSFAPAVTFVHCDVSQEEDIENLINSTVSHYGRLDILFNNAGVLGNQPKHKSILDFDADEFDQVMRVNVKGVALGIKHAARVMIARGVGCIISTASVAGVMGGLGPHAYSASKHAIVGLTKNTACELGRYGIRVNCISPFGVATPMLINAWRTSSDEEEDCMNFGLPSDQEVEKMEEFVRGLANLQGTTLRAKDIAEAALYLASDESKYVSGHNLVVDGGITTSRNCVGL, encoded by the exons ATGCCTGTTCAAGTGATGCCAGAGACAACCCTTCACGGCATTCATGTCTTGGGAACGGAAAACAATCCTCCCTCTCCTAGAAG GTTGGAAGGGAAAATTGCTATAGTAACAGGCGGTGCCAGAGGAATTGGAGAGGCCACTGTAAGACTATTTGCCAGACATGGCGCTAAAGTAGTGATTGCAGATGTTGAGGATACACGGGGAACTATTCTAGCTAACTCTTTTGCTCCTGCAGTGACCTTTGTTCACTGTGATGTTAGCCAGGAAGAAGATATTGAGAACTTGATTAACTCCACAGTTTCTCATTACGGGCGgctcgatattcttttcaacaatGCTGGGGTGCTTGGAAATCAACCAAAGCACAAGAGCATTCTCGATTTCGATGCGGATGAATTTGATCAGGTGATGCGTGTGAATGTTAAAGGGGTAGCTCTAGGCATCAAGCACGCAGCTCGAGTGATGATTGCTAGAGGAGTTGGGTGCATCATTTCCACCGCTAGTGTTGCTGGGGTGATGGGAGGTCTTGGTCCTCATGCATATTCAGCTTCAAAGCATGCCATTGTTGGGCTCACAAAGAACACTGCTTGTGAGCTTGGCAGGTATGGGATTAGAGTCAATTGCATATCTCCATTTGGGGTGGCGACACCCATGCTTATTAATGCCTGGAGGACCAGTAGCGATGAAGAAGAGGATTGCATGAATTTTGGGTTGCCTAGTGACCAAGAAGTGGAGAAGATGGAAGAGTTCGTGAGAGGGTTAGCTAACCTACAAGGCACAACTCTAAGGGCTAAAGATATAGCTGAGGCTGCTCTTTATCTTGCTAGTGATGAATCCAAGTATGTTAGTGGTCATAATCTTGTCGTGGATGGTGGAATTACCACTTCAAGAAATTGTGTTGGCTTATAA
- the LOC110633725 gene encoding wound-induced protein 1 — MAAIPCPKIFKANSSLSRIVAISKMLRPKMESPVTESGKNNPEMQNKSIIDALYRALAQGHMDRVAELLASDLEWWFHGPPRCQHMMRVLTGEASHNEFRFEPRSIEVIGECVIAEGWEGAQVYWVHVWTLKDGLITQFREYFNTWLTVKDTSPNRREIGVESRHTLWQSHPGDLFSRSLPGLLLAI, encoded by the coding sequence ATGGCAGCCATACCATGTCCAAAAATATTCAAGGCCAATTCCAGTCTTAGTCGCATTGTAGCAATCTCTAAAATGTTACGTCCAAAAATGGAATCTCCGGTGACAGAATCTGGTAAGAACAACCCAGAAATGCAGAATAAGAGTATCATTGATGCACTATACAGGGCATTAGCTCAAGGTCACATGGATAGAGTGGCTGAGTTGCTAGCAAGTGACCTGGAGTGGTGGTTTCATGGACCTCCACGGTGTCAGCACATGATGAGGGTGCTGACCGGTGAGGCGAGCCACAATGAGTTCAGGTTCGAACCAAGAAGCATAGAGGTTATTGGGGAATGTGTGATTGCAGAGGGGTGGGAAGGTGCACAAGTATACTGGGTGCACGTATGGACCTTGAAAGACGGTCTTATTACACAATTTAGGGAGTATTTTAACACATGGCTCACTGTGAAGGACACTAGCCCAAATCGTAGGGAAATTGGGGTAGAGAGCCGCCATACCTTGTGGCAGAGCCACCCCGGAGACCTTTTTAGCCGTTCGCTACCCGGCCTTCTTCTGGCTATTTAA
- the LOC110633724 gene encoding uncharacterized protein LOC110633724 isoform X2 codes for MASLVKLSLIQSGVRRYDAVGWKASFAEQKSFSDSLPNSLKLNCKLNISSSCSKTRCLGVGIPRCTTEVVNDRIVEDEKGQEGGRVLRVGLICGGPSAERGISLNSARSVLDHIQGEDLHVSCYYIDYELNAYAISSAQVYSNTPADFDFKLESLAQGFSSLSEFAEHLAASVDIVFPVIHGRFGEDGGIQELLEKYNIPFVGTGSRECRQAFDKYHASLELSKQGFITVPSFLVQGSKIDESELSKWFARNQLDPISGKVVVKPAVAGSSIGVIVAYGVTDSLKKANDIILEGIDNKVLVEIFLEGGSEFTAIVFDVGSGFDCHPVVLLPTEVELQFHGNVDIREKDAIFNYRRKYLPTQQVAYHTPPRFPIDVIRKIREGASLLFQRLHLRDFARIDGWFLPPSTNAFSSSDGKFGRTDFGTIVFTDINLISGMEQTSFLFQQASKVGFSHSNILRSIIHRACLRFPNLALNNNISDHLPRRSKSLQLTETFSKREGTRKVFVIFGGDTSERQVSLMSGTNVWLSLQAFDDLDVIPCLLAPSNGNSSDASSRAVWSLPYSLVLRHTTEEVLDACIEAIEPARAALTSHLRNQVTNDLMKGLKKHSWFKGFDIADEIPTRFSLEEWIKLVKEVQATVFIAVHGGMGEDGTLQSLLEAEGVPYTGPGVAASRTCMDKVATSLALRNLADLGVLTINKEVCKKEDLLTVPAPGIWNILTSNLQCETLCVKPARDGCSTGVARLCCVEDLAVYVKALGDCHLRIPPNSLSKAHGMIEMPSPPPELLIFEPFIETDEIVFSSKSISENAHRLMWKGHSRWVEITVGVIGKCGSMHSLSPSVTIKETGDILSLEEKFQGGTGINLTPPPTSIVSNEALQKCKQHVELIANTLQLEGFSRIDAFLNVDNGEVLVIEVNTVPGMTPSTVLIHQALAEQPPMYPHRFFRTLLDLASERSK; via the exons ATGGCTTCCCTTGTTAAGCTCTCTTTGATTCAGAGCGGCGTCCGGCGGTACGATGCCGTTGGATGGAAAGCTAGCTTTGCTGAGCAGAAATCTTTTTCTGATTCCCTCCCGAACTCGTTGAAATTGAATTGCAAGTTAAACATTTCTTCTTCTTGTTCGAAGACGCGGTGTTTGGGAGTTGGAATTCCACGTTGCACAACAGAGGTGGTGAATGATCGAATTGTTGAGGATGAGAAGGGGCAGGAGGGCGGTAGGGTCCTCAGAGTTGGTCTAATATGTGGAGGACCCTCAGCAGAGCGTGGGATTTCTCTAAACTCTGCTAGATCAGTTCTTGATCACATTCAG GGAGAAGATTTGCACGTAAGCTGCTACTACATAGACTATGAACTCAATGCCTATGCTATATCCTCCGCTCAG GTATACTCAAATACTCCAGCAGATTTTGATTTTAAACTTGAAAG CCTTGCCCAAGGTTTTTCATCTCTGTCTGAATTTGCAGAACATCTTGCTGCCTCTGTGGACATAGTATTCCCTGTAATTCATGGTCGATTTGGTGAAGATGGTGGCATTCAG GAGCTATTGGAAAAGTACAATATTCCATTTGTTGGCACAGGATCAAGGGAGTGTCGTCAAGCATTTGACAAG TATCATGCATCCTTGGAGCTTAGCAAACAAGGATTCATAACTGTACCTAGTTTTTTAGTGCAG GGAAGCAAAATAGACGAATCTGAATTATCCAAGTGGTTTGCAAGAAACCAATTGGACCCTATCTCAGGGAAAGTTGTG GTGAAGCCAGCTGTAGCAGGATCAAGTATTGGTGTAATAGTTGCTTATGGTGTTACTGATTCTCTTAAAAAAGCGAATGATATAATTTTGGAG GGGATTGACAATAAAGTCCTTGTTGAAATATTCCTTGAGGGAGGAAGCGAGTTTACAGCCATCGTATTTGATGTGGGATCTGGCTTTGATTGTCATCCTGTTGTTCTACTGCCAACTGAG GTGGAACTCCAGTTTCATGGCAATGTTGATATAAGGGAAAAGGACGCAATTTTCAATTACCGAAGAAAGTATCTTCCAACACAACAG GTTGCTTATCATACTCCTCCTCGTTTTCCTATAGATGTAATTAGAAAGATTCGAGAAGGAGCGTCTCTATTATTCCAACGGCTTCACCTACGTGATTTTGCTCGGATAGATGGATGGTTTTTGCCTCCTTCAACTAATGCATTCTCATCTTCAGATGGGAAATTTGGAAGGACTGATTTTGGTACAATAGTATTCACTGACATTAACCTG ATCAGCGGAATGGAGCAGACAAGCTTTTTATTTCAACAAGCTTCAAAG GTTGGATTCTCTCATTCAAATATTCTGCGGAGCATCATCCATCGTGCTTGCTTGAGGTTTCCCAATCTTGCTTTAAACAATAATATATCTGATCATTTGCCAAGAAGATCAAAATCCTTGCAGCTAACTGAAACGTTCAGCAAACGTGAAGGGACTCGCAAAGTTTTTGTTATTTTTGGAGGGGACACTTCAGAGCGGCAAGTATCCCTTATGAGTGGAACAAATGTATGGCTTAGCTTGCAAGCATTTGATGAT CTCGATGTAATTCCTTGTTTGCTTGCTCCATCAAATGGCAATTCTTCTGATGCTAGTTCTAGAGCAGTTTGGTCATTGCC TTACTCTCTTGTGCTGAGACACACAACAGAGGAAGTTCTTGATGCCTGCATAGAGGCAATTGAACCAGCTCGGGCTGCATTGACATCTCACTTGCGTAACCAAGTGACAAATGATCTCATGAAAGGTTTGAAGAAGCATAGTTGGTTTAAAGGGTTTGATATTGCTGATGAAATACCTACAAGATTTTCATTGGAGGAGTGGATTAAGCTAGTCAAGGAAGTTCAAGCAACAGTTTTCATTGCAG TGCATGGCGGCATGGGTGAAGATGGTACACTTCAGTCTTTGCTGGAGGCCGAAGGAGTTCCATATACAG GTCCTGGTGTAGCAGCTTCAAGGACTTGTATGGACAAAGTTGCAACATCTTTGGCTCTGAGGAAT CTTGCAGATTTGGgagttcttaccataaataaagaAGTGTGCAAAAAAGAGGATTTGCTAACTGTACCTGCACCTGGGATTTGGAATATTTTGACCTCAAATCTTCAGTGTGAAACTTTATGTGTTAAACCAGCAAGAGACGGATGCTCAACTGGTGTTGCAAGATTATG TTGTGTGGAGGACCTTGCAGTTTATGTCAAAGCATTGGGGGACTGCCATCTTCGGATACCACCTAATAGCTTGTCAAAG GCACATGGAATGATTGAGATGCCCAGCCCTCCTCCAGAGCTCTTGATCTTCGAACCTTTCATTGAGACTGATGAGATTGTTTTTTCATCTAAATCTATCAGCGAAAATGCACATCGCCTAATGTGGAAAGGACACAGTCGATGGGTGGAAATAACAGTTGGAGTTATAGGAAAATGTGGATCTATGCACTCGCTGAGTCCTAGTGTCACCATTAAAGAAACTGGTGATATTTTATCACTTGAAGAGAAATTTCAAG GTGGAACTGGCATCAACCTTACTCCTCCACCTACATCAATTGTTAG TAATGAGGCTTTGCAGAAATGTAAACAGCATGTCGAACTGATTGCGAACACTCTACAATTAGAAGGATTTTCACGAATCGATGCTTTTCTTAATGTTGATAATGGAGAG GTGCTGGTTATAGAGGTCAATACCGTCCCTGGAATGACTCCTTCCACGGTCCTGATTCATCAG GCACTGGCTGAGCAACCTCCTATGTATCCGCATCGGTTCTTTCGCACACTGCTTGATTTGGCATCAGAGAGAAGTAAATAG
- the LOC110633724 gene encoding uncharacterized protein LOC110633724 isoform X3, with amino-acid sequence MNSMPMLYPPLRYTQILQQILILNLKEHLAASVDIVFPVIHGRFGEDGGIQELLEKYNIPFVGTGSRECRQAFDKYHASLELSKQGFITVPSFLVQGSKIDESELSKWFARNQLDPISGKVVVKPAVAGSSIGVIVAYGVTDSLKKANDIILEGIDNKVLVEIFLEGGSEFTAIVFDVGSGFDCHPVVLLPTEVELQFHGNVDIREKDAIFNYRRKYLPTQQVAYHTPPRFPIDVIRKIREGASLLFQRLHLRDFARIDGWFLPPSTNAFSSSDGKFGRTDFGTIVFTDINLISGMEQTSFLFQQASKVGFSHSNILRSIIHRACLRFPNLALNNNISDHLPRRSKSLQLTETFSKREGTRKVFVIFGGDTSERQVSLMSGTNVWLSLQAFDDLDVIPCLLAPSNGNSSDASSRAVWSLPYSLVLRHTTEEVLDACIEAIEPARAALTSHLRNQVTNDLMKGLKKHSWFKGFDIADEIPTRFSLEEWIKLVKEVQATVFIAVHGGMGEDGTLQSLLEAEGVPYTGPGVAASRTCMDKVATSLALRNLADLGVLTINKEVCKKEDLLTVPAPGIWNILTSNLQCETLCVKPARDGCSTGVARLCCVEDLAVYVKALGDCHLRIPPNSLSKAHGMIEMPSPPPELLIFEPFIETDEIVFSSKSISENAHRLMWKGHSRWVEITVGVIGKCGSMHSLSPSVTIKETGDILSLEEKFQGGTGINLTPPPTSIVSNEALQKCKQHVELIANTLQLEGFSRIDAFLNVDNGEVLVIEVNTVPGMTPSTVLIHQALAEQPPMYPHRFFRTLLDLASERSK; translated from the exons ATGAACTCAATGCCTATGCTATATCCTCCGCTCAG GTATACTCAAATACTCCAGCAGATTTTGATTTTAAACTTGAAAG AACATCTTGCTGCCTCTGTGGACATAGTATTCCCTGTAATTCATGGTCGATTTGGTGAAGATGGTGGCATTCAG GAGCTATTGGAAAAGTACAATATTCCATTTGTTGGCACAGGATCAAGGGAGTGTCGTCAAGCATTTGACAAG TATCATGCATCCTTGGAGCTTAGCAAACAAGGATTCATAACTGTACCTAGTTTTTTAGTGCAG GGAAGCAAAATAGACGAATCTGAATTATCCAAGTGGTTTGCAAGAAACCAATTGGACCCTATCTCAGGGAAAGTTGTG GTGAAGCCAGCTGTAGCAGGATCAAGTATTGGTGTAATAGTTGCTTATGGTGTTACTGATTCTCTTAAAAAAGCGAATGATATAATTTTGGAG GGGATTGACAATAAAGTCCTTGTTGAAATATTCCTTGAGGGAGGAAGCGAGTTTACAGCCATCGTATTTGATGTGGGATCTGGCTTTGATTGTCATCCTGTTGTTCTACTGCCAACTGAG GTGGAACTCCAGTTTCATGGCAATGTTGATATAAGGGAAAAGGACGCAATTTTCAATTACCGAAGAAAGTATCTTCCAACACAACAG GTTGCTTATCATACTCCTCCTCGTTTTCCTATAGATGTAATTAGAAAGATTCGAGAAGGAGCGTCTCTATTATTCCAACGGCTTCACCTACGTGATTTTGCTCGGATAGATGGATGGTTTTTGCCTCCTTCAACTAATGCATTCTCATCTTCAGATGGGAAATTTGGAAGGACTGATTTTGGTACAATAGTATTCACTGACATTAACCTG ATCAGCGGAATGGAGCAGACAAGCTTTTTATTTCAACAAGCTTCAAAG GTTGGATTCTCTCATTCAAATATTCTGCGGAGCATCATCCATCGTGCTTGCTTGAGGTTTCCCAATCTTGCTTTAAACAATAATATATCTGATCATTTGCCAAGAAGATCAAAATCCTTGCAGCTAACTGAAACGTTCAGCAAACGTGAAGGGACTCGCAAAGTTTTTGTTATTTTTGGAGGGGACACTTCAGAGCGGCAAGTATCCCTTATGAGTGGAACAAATGTATGGCTTAGCTTGCAAGCATTTGATGAT CTCGATGTAATTCCTTGTTTGCTTGCTCCATCAAATGGCAATTCTTCTGATGCTAGTTCTAGAGCAGTTTGGTCATTGCC TTACTCTCTTGTGCTGAGACACACAACAGAGGAAGTTCTTGATGCCTGCATAGAGGCAATTGAACCAGCTCGGGCTGCATTGACATCTCACTTGCGTAACCAAGTGACAAATGATCTCATGAAAGGTTTGAAGAAGCATAGTTGGTTTAAAGGGTTTGATATTGCTGATGAAATACCTACAAGATTTTCATTGGAGGAGTGGATTAAGCTAGTCAAGGAAGTTCAAGCAACAGTTTTCATTGCAG TGCATGGCGGCATGGGTGAAGATGGTACACTTCAGTCTTTGCTGGAGGCCGAAGGAGTTCCATATACAG GTCCTGGTGTAGCAGCTTCAAGGACTTGTATGGACAAAGTTGCAACATCTTTGGCTCTGAGGAAT CTTGCAGATTTGGgagttcttaccataaataaagaAGTGTGCAAAAAAGAGGATTTGCTAACTGTACCTGCACCTGGGATTTGGAATATTTTGACCTCAAATCTTCAGTGTGAAACTTTATGTGTTAAACCAGCAAGAGACGGATGCTCAACTGGTGTTGCAAGATTATG TTGTGTGGAGGACCTTGCAGTTTATGTCAAAGCATTGGGGGACTGCCATCTTCGGATACCACCTAATAGCTTGTCAAAG GCACATGGAATGATTGAGATGCCCAGCCCTCCTCCAGAGCTCTTGATCTTCGAACCTTTCATTGAGACTGATGAGATTGTTTTTTCATCTAAATCTATCAGCGAAAATGCACATCGCCTAATGTGGAAAGGACACAGTCGATGGGTGGAAATAACAGTTGGAGTTATAGGAAAATGTGGATCTATGCACTCGCTGAGTCCTAGTGTCACCATTAAAGAAACTGGTGATATTTTATCACTTGAAGAGAAATTTCAAG GTGGAACTGGCATCAACCTTACTCCTCCACCTACATCAATTGTTAG TAATGAGGCTTTGCAGAAATGTAAACAGCATGTCGAACTGATTGCGAACACTCTACAATTAGAAGGATTTTCACGAATCGATGCTTTTCTTAATGTTGATAATGGAGAG GTGCTGGTTATAGAGGTCAATACCGTCCCTGGAATGACTCCTTCCACGGTCCTGATTCATCAG GCACTGGCTGAGCAACCTCCTATGTATCCGCATCGGTTCTTTCGCACACTGCTTGATTTGGCATCAGAGAGAAGTAAATAG
- the LOC110633724 gene encoding uncharacterized protein LOC110633724 isoform X1, whose amino-acid sequence MASLVKLSLIQSGVRRYDAVGWKASFAEQKSFSDSLPNSLKLNCKLNISSSCSKTRCLGVGIPRCTTEVVNDRIVEDEKGQEGGRVLRVGLICGGPSAERGISLNSARSVLDHIQGEDLHVSCYYIDYELNAYAISSAQVYSNTPADFDFKLESLAQGFSSLSEFAEHLAASVDIVFPVIHGRFGEDGGIQELLEKYNIPFVGTGSRECRQAFDKYHASLELSKQGFITVPSFLVQGSKIDESELSKWFARNQLDPISGKVVVKPAVAGSSIGVIVAYGVTDSLKKANDIILEGIDNKVLVEIFLEGGSEFTAIVFDVGSGFDCHPVVLLPTEVELQFHGNVDIREKDAIFNYRRKYLPTQQVAYHTPPRFPIDVIRKIREGASLLFQRLHLRDFARIDGWFLPPSTNAFSSSDGKFGRTDFGTIVFTDINLISGMEQTSFLFQQASKVGFSHSNILRSIIHRACLRFPNLALNNNISDHLPRRSKSLQLTETFSKREGTRKVFVIFGGDTSERQVSLMSGTNVWLSLQAFDDLDVIPCLLAPSNGNSSDASSRAVWSLPYSLVLRHTTEEVLDACIEAIEPARAALTSHLRNQVTNDLMKGLKKHSWFKGFDIADEIPTRFSLEEWIKLVKEVQATVFIAVHGGMGEDGTLQSLLEAEGVPYTGPGVAASRTCMDKVATSLALRNLADLGVLTINKEVCKKEDLLTVPAPGIWNILTSNLQCETLCVKPARDGCSTGVARLCCVEDLAVYVKALGDCHLRIPPNSLSKAHGMIEMPSPPPELLIFEPFIETDEIVFSSKSISENAHRLMWKGHSRWVEITVGVIGKCGSMHSLSPSVTIKETGDILSLEEKFQGGTGINLTPPPTSIVSNEALQKCKQHVELIANTLQLEGFSRIDAFLNVDNGEVLVIEVNTVPGMTPSTVLIHQVDMTLQIHMVQHMHVLEHLMGNWIGCLCLVLHELLESCSK is encoded by the exons ATGGCTTCCCTTGTTAAGCTCTCTTTGATTCAGAGCGGCGTCCGGCGGTACGATGCCGTTGGATGGAAAGCTAGCTTTGCTGAGCAGAAATCTTTTTCTGATTCCCTCCCGAACTCGTTGAAATTGAATTGCAAGTTAAACATTTCTTCTTCTTGTTCGAAGACGCGGTGTTTGGGAGTTGGAATTCCACGTTGCACAACAGAGGTGGTGAATGATCGAATTGTTGAGGATGAGAAGGGGCAGGAGGGCGGTAGGGTCCTCAGAGTTGGTCTAATATGTGGAGGACCCTCAGCAGAGCGTGGGATTTCTCTAAACTCTGCTAGATCAGTTCTTGATCACATTCAG GGAGAAGATTTGCACGTAAGCTGCTACTACATAGACTATGAACTCAATGCCTATGCTATATCCTCCGCTCAG GTATACTCAAATACTCCAGCAGATTTTGATTTTAAACTTGAAAG CCTTGCCCAAGGTTTTTCATCTCTGTCTGAATTTGCAGAACATCTTGCTGCCTCTGTGGACATAGTATTCCCTGTAATTCATGGTCGATTTGGTGAAGATGGTGGCATTCAG GAGCTATTGGAAAAGTACAATATTCCATTTGTTGGCACAGGATCAAGGGAGTGTCGTCAAGCATTTGACAAG TATCATGCATCCTTGGAGCTTAGCAAACAAGGATTCATAACTGTACCTAGTTTTTTAGTGCAG GGAAGCAAAATAGACGAATCTGAATTATCCAAGTGGTTTGCAAGAAACCAATTGGACCCTATCTCAGGGAAAGTTGTG GTGAAGCCAGCTGTAGCAGGATCAAGTATTGGTGTAATAGTTGCTTATGGTGTTACTGATTCTCTTAAAAAAGCGAATGATATAATTTTGGAG GGGATTGACAATAAAGTCCTTGTTGAAATATTCCTTGAGGGAGGAAGCGAGTTTACAGCCATCGTATTTGATGTGGGATCTGGCTTTGATTGTCATCCTGTTGTTCTACTGCCAACTGAG GTGGAACTCCAGTTTCATGGCAATGTTGATATAAGGGAAAAGGACGCAATTTTCAATTACCGAAGAAAGTATCTTCCAACACAACAG GTTGCTTATCATACTCCTCCTCGTTTTCCTATAGATGTAATTAGAAAGATTCGAGAAGGAGCGTCTCTATTATTCCAACGGCTTCACCTACGTGATTTTGCTCGGATAGATGGATGGTTTTTGCCTCCTTCAACTAATGCATTCTCATCTTCAGATGGGAAATTTGGAAGGACTGATTTTGGTACAATAGTATTCACTGACATTAACCTG ATCAGCGGAATGGAGCAGACAAGCTTTTTATTTCAACAAGCTTCAAAG GTTGGATTCTCTCATTCAAATATTCTGCGGAGCATCATCCATCGTGCTTGCTTGAGGTTTCCCAATCTTGCTTTAAACAATAATATATCTGATCATTTGCCAAGAAGATCAAAATCCTTGCAGCTAACTGAAACGTTCAGCAAACGTGAAGGGACTCGCAAAGTTTTTGTTATTTTTGGAGGGGACACTTCAGAGCGGCAAGTATCCCTTATGAGTGGAACAAATGTATGGCTTAGCTTGCAAGCATTTGATGAT CTCGATGTAATTCCTTGTTTGCTTGCTCCATCAAATGGCAATTCTTCTGATGCTAGTTCTAGAGCAGTTTGGTCATTGCC TTACTCTCTTGTGCTGAGACACACAACAGAGGAAGTTCTTGATGCCTGCATAGAGGCAATTGAACCAGCTCGGGCTGCATTGACATCTCACTTGCGTAACCAAGTGACAAATGATCTCATGAAAGGTTTGAAGAAGCATAGTTGGTTTAAAGGGTTTGATATTGCTGATGAAATACCTACAAGATTTTCATTGGAGGAGTGGATTAAGCTAGTCAAGGAAGTTCAAGCAACAGTTTTCATTGCAG TGCATGGCGGCATGGGTGAAGATGGTACACTTCAGTCTTTGCTGGAGGCCGAAGGAGTTCCATATACAG GTCCTGGTGTAGCAGCTTCAAGGACTTGTATGGACAAAGTTGCAACATCTTTGGCTCTGAGGAAT CTTGCAGATTTGGgagttcttaccataaataaagaAGTGTGCAAAAAAGAGGATTTGCTAACTGTACCTGCACCTGGGATTTGGAATATTTTGACCTCAAATCTTCAGTGTGAAACTTTATGTGTTAAACCAGCAAGAGACGGATGCTCAACTGGTGTTGCAAGATTATG TTGTGTGGAGGACCTTGCAGTTTATGTCAAAGCATTGGGGGACTGCCATCTTCGGATACCACCTAATAGCTTGTCAAAG GCACATGGAATGATTGAGATGCCCAGCCCTCCTCCAGAGCTCTTGATCTTCGAACCTTTCATTGAGACTGATGAGATTGTTTTTTCATCTAAATCTATCAGCGAAAATGCACATCGCCTAATGTGGAAAGGACACAGTCGATGGGTGGAAATAACAGTTGGAGTTATAGGAAAATGTGGATCTATGCACTCGCTGAGTCCTAGTGTCACCATTAAAGAAACTGGTGATATTTTATCACTTGAAGAGAAATTTCAAG GTGGAACTGGCATCAACCTTACTCCTCCACCTACATCAATTGTTAG TAATGAGGCTTTGCAGAAATGTAAACAGCATGTCGAACTGATTGCGAACACTCTACAATTAGAAGGATTTTCACGAATCGATGCTTTTCTTAATGTTGATAATGGAGAG GTGCTGGTTATAGAGGTCAATACCGTCCCTGGAATGACTCCTTCCACGGTCCTGATTCATCAGGTAGATATGACACTCCAAATTCATATGGTGCAGCACATGCATGTGTTGGAGCATTTGATGGGGAATTGGATTGGGTGTTTGTGTCTAGTTTTGCATGAGCTACTGGAATCATGTAGTAAGTAA